In Nitrospirota bacterium, a single genomic region encodes these proteins:
- a CDS encoding cold-shock protein, whose protein sequence is MANGTVKWFNDSKGFGFITSEDGTDVFVHHTSIQGNGFKSLAEGDSVTFDTEKGPKGPKAVNVVKK, encoded by the coding sequence ATGGCTAACGGAACAGTAAAGTGGTTCAACGATTCCAAAGGCTTCGGCTTCATCACCAGTGAAGACGGCACCGATGTATTCGTCCACCATACGTCCATCCAGGGCAACGGCTTCAAGTCCCTTGCCGAGGGTGACAGCGTTACGTTCGATACCGAGAAAGGCCCTAAAGGTCCCAAGGCAGTCAACGTCGTAAAAAAGTAG